In Desulfosudis oleivorans Hxd3, the DNA window AGAGCGTTCTTTTCCCCCGATTTCCAATCGAGCCTATTTTTATTTAATTGAAATGTCAACGGAAAATCGTTTTTTTGACTATACATCATGCCGCCCAATTTGTGACGGGAAAGACAATAACAATAAAACCTGTGCCCTTACTTTTACGAAAACCAGTTGGGGTGTTTTGTAAGCCAGGGGGCAACGATGGCGCGGATGGTGTCTTTTACGGCGGGGGCCAGGTAGAAGCGGGGAAAGAGCAGGTTGTCATCCTGGGCGATGACTACTTGGGCTGCGGCCTGTCGAATTCGTAGCGGGCCTTTTGGCCGGAATAATGCGCTGCTTGATATCCGGCCCTATTTTACGTTTCATTACGCGAAGGTCATACTCGGACTGAAGGTTCAGCCAGAACTGGGCCTCCACCCCGAAATAGCGCTCCAGCCAAAGGGCCGTGTCGACGGAGATGCTTCTTTTGCCGTTTACAATCTCGCTGATTCTGTTCGGAGGAACGGCCAGGTCCCGGGAGAGCTGATTGATACTGATCTGCATCGGCTCCATAAAGTCTTCACGCAGGATTTCACCCGGTACAATGGGATCAAGGAAATCTTTATTGCTCATTTTTTCACCTCAATGATAATCGACGATAGCCACATTAAAGGCATTGCCGTCCTGCCATTCAAAGCATACCCGCCACTGTTTATTGATGCTGCGGGTTAGTAGTCCATCAGTTTCTGCGCCAGCCGGTGAAGATCCGGGTTTGCCAGGGCGGAAACTTTTTTCTTTACGGAACGCGAATAATATTCCT includes these proteins:
- a CDS encoding HigA family addiction module antitoxin produces the protein MSNKDFLDPIVPGEILREDFMEPMQISINQLSRDLAVPPNRISEIVNGKRSISVDTALWLERYFGVEAQFWLNLQSEYDLRVMKRKIGPDIKQRIIPAKRPATNSTGRSPSSHRPG